A window of Peromyscus eremicus chromosome 7, PerEre_H2_v1, whole genome shotgun sequence contains these coding sequences:
- the Crabp1 gene encoding cellular retinoic acid-binding protein 1 — translation MPNFAGTWKMRSSENFDELLKALGVNAMLRKVAVAAASKPHVEIRQDGDQFYIKTSTTVRTTEINFKVGEGFEEETVDGRKCRSLPTWENENKIHCTQTLLEGDGPKTYWTRELANDELILTFGADDVVCTRIYVRE, via the exons atgcccaacttcgCCGGTACCTGGAAGATGCGCAGCAGCGAGAATTTCGACGAGCTCCTCAAGGCACTGG GTGTGAACGCCATGCTGAGGAAGGTGGCCGTGGCAGCTGCGTCCAAGCCGCACGTGGAGATCCGCCAGGACGGGGATCAGTTCTATATCAAGACATCCACCACCGTGCGCACCACGGAGATCAACTTCAAGGTCGGAGAGGGCTTCGAGGAGGAGACAGTGGACGGACGCAAGTGCAGG AGTTTACCCACTTGGGAGAATGAGAATAAGATTCACTGCACACAAACCCTTCTGGAGGGGGATGGCCCCAAAACCTACTGGACCCGAGAGCTGGCCAACGATGAGCTGATCCTG ACATTTGGCGCCGATGATGTGGTATGCACAAGAATTTATGTCCGGGAGTAA